The DNA window TGCGGCCTCTGCTAACCACTGGGCGTAAGGCCAGTCAGCATTAACTTGATCTAACCGGATAACGAGTTATCTCGGCTTCAAGGATTGTTGATTCCTGTTTCTATTGCTAATGACTTTCCAGCCCAGGAGCCCCAAAGCGTACAGGTTCATGAATGAAACCAGCAGGATCATGAATAACTCCAGTTGACCGAGAAGAGAAAAAATCACCAGTATTACGTTATTGGTGCATAAGCATAAGGGACTGATCCAGGCTAGAAAATTGCGATCCTTATACCAGGCCTCATCCGTATCAGGAATCCGAGCGATTCTTCTACAGAAAGCGTCCAGTTGTTCCACTGCTTTATCCTGCCAACCATACACCCAGACAAAGAAGGTTTGTAGTCTCAAATCCCAGATGTCTGTTTGGCCTTCTTCCGCCATCTGTTTATCTTCTTCAGTTATGGTTTCATCCACCCTGTTTTTTTCGTAGGAACCTACTCGTGAGGTGTAGTTGACGAGATAGAAAACAAAAAAGGTGCTTTGCATAAAGCAGGAAAGCATTGCCAACAACCCTAGAATCCAGTAGTCCGTTGTCGCTGTTGTTCGAACCAGGTAAAAGGTTGCAGCAATATAAACAAGGACTGTGACGATGAAATCGGTAAGCGAGTCAAGAAACCTGCCAAACCGGGATGATGTTCCTCTCACTCTGGCCAGATTACCGTCGACATTATCGAAAAACACTTTTCCATAAAGAAATATCGCGCCCCACACCAGAGAGTTGGGGATTTCTGAGATATAAAACCCAGCTGATGCCAGGCCAAAAACCAGGGAAATAAAAGTGATCTGGTTTGGTGTCACCGGTGTGGGGTATAGCAGTTGAACGACCCAACGGTTCATGAAGTACCAGATTTCGTTCACATCGAAAAAACGTTCCCCTTGAGGAAGTTTGTTCATTTTTTCAATATCGAAAGTCATTGGGGAAGAATAACATAGACTTTATGAAGGTATGTAGGGGATGGTGAATTTTACTTTTTAAGAAGTATAGGAGTTTGTTGAAAAGGTTTATTCATTCCCTCAAAGCATCACCTTGCTTGAGCGCTTTTTCATAGCCCACAAGTTCAACATAGCCTTTTCCTTTTACGGTTTTCCCTTCAAGGTTTCCTTTTATGGATACGCTTCCTTCCCAGTAGGAACCTGAGATCGAGCGAAGGTCATAAAGTTCCTGATCCGGAAAGTCAGGGGTTATGTTTAAGACTCCTCCTGGAATGGTAAGTTCCCAACTTGCTGGATAGGTGGCATTAGTATGTGGACTGGACCAGAACTTTTTAGGTGAGATTGAGAACTCGTTATGGAGTATGTGTTGAGAAATACCATCGGCCGATATGGTGGTTCCGCTGGAATGGGGGTCCTTGCTGCCATTTTTATCTCGTAACTGGTAAAGCATGATTTCAGTATTATTATCGAGCTTTATAGAAAACCAGTCCCAACCCACCAGGTTTTCGTTCAGTTGGTTGCTGGAGAACTCGTGGTCCATCCAACTTGTTCCTTTGACAGGAATTTTTTCTCCTTTCAGAAAAACCTGTCCATGAGTTTTCATACGGCTAAAAGAAAAATAATGTGATGCGTTTCCAGCACCACTGCCTTTTGTGCTAATTCCTTCTTTGCCATGCAGAACCCGGTTTTTTACTGGTGTTAATTTCAGGTCGAGTCCTGTTCCATTTTCAATAGCTCGCAGGTGATGATTAATACCTTTTGAGGTCAAACTCCAGTTTTCATTCCATACATGCAGTTTGTCAGAAGCGGCACCGGCATTTTTCACTCCACTCCGGTTGATACGTTCAAAGAAATGAAACTTTTTGTTATAAATGTCTGAGACGGTCATGTGGGCAAAGTATAGATTGCCTATTTTCCAGGAAGATGCGTTATTGATGGGTTTGGAACCCTCAAGCCCTATTCTAAAAAAGGTGAGCTGATAGCCAAAGGCACGTTCATTCTCATCTTGCAAATTTCCTGTGTAATACCACCATTCGATGCGGAAATCGTCGTGTGAAAAATCATCGCGAGGGAAAGTATAAGTGTAACCGGGCAAGGCCTGTTTAAACTGGCCAGGAGATTGCTGTGCGTTGGCAGATGGTGATAATAAGCATAACAAGGTAAAATATAATATAACAAGGCGCATAAACCTTAAGCTCCAGAAGAAAAATGCCGTATAAACTGTAGGGAAGATAATACCATCAGGAGTTATCCGAAACTTAAAGAGATTATCAGAGAGGAAGGCCAAATTCAAACAGGGTAGTATGGTTTTGCTCAACAGGAAAATGTATACTTGGATCGCTAAGGATTCATGCGCCCTTCATATCAGATTCCAAAAACCTGATGATATATTCCTGCAAGGTGAGTACTCCAACTTTCAAAACTATGATTGAGAATCTATGCGTATTGGTGTGACCGGGGCAACAGGCTTTATTGGAACGCATCTACTTTCTGCCTTAAAGGGAAGAGGGGCAGTGGTTACACTTGAACGTAAGAAAGGGATTCCAAGTAGACAGAACCTTAAGCGATTTGTCGCAGATACGGATATTATTTTTCATTTAGGCGGGGTCAACCGGGATACCGATGAAGAGATTTTAAGCGGAAATATACTCAGCACTTCACGATTACTGGAAAGTATTTTAAATCATGGTAAGCCTTCTGCTCGAATTGTATTCGCATCGAGCTCGCAGATTTATATTCTGAAGAATAGAAAAACACCCATCCGGGAAACTGGGAAGGCTAAACCCGACACAGTTTATGGAGTGAGTAAGCTCTCTGCGGAAAACCTGATAATAAATTCTGGAATTCCTTCTGTGATTTTGAGGGTTGCAAATGTATACGGTCCAGGTTGCAGACCAAATTATAATTCAGTTATTGCAACATTGTGCTACAGGGCGATAATGAATAAGCCTTTGGTTATAAATGGGGATGGGAAGCAGTGCCGCGATTTTGTGTATATTGATGATGTTGTGCGAGCATTCATGCTTGCAGGGTTTGAGCCTGTAACAGGTTCAGGAAATATATTTAACGTTAGTTCCGGACGGTTGGTTTCTCTAAGGCAAATTGTGAAACAGATTGAAAAACTCAATAAAAACACAAAGGTAGAGTTTGTGAAGGATCAGGAGAGTTCAGGAATTTCTTATAGTTGTGATTCTTCTAAATTTTCTGCGAAATATGGATGGCGGCCACGAGTTTCTTTGTCCAAAGGTATTGAGCAGACTTTATCCTATTTCCTGGGGAGAAAGAAAATATGAAGCATTATGACGTACAGGATCTGGATAAAAAATCAGATGAAAGAGGTTGGTTGATAGAAGTGCTGGGGGGTGAACTGCCTGAGGGATGTAGGGAGTTCGGTCAACTGCATGTATCGGTTGCATATCCGGGAAAGGTGCGAGGCAACCATTATCATACTAGAAAGGTGGAATGGTTTTGTGTTCCTACCGGGACGGGTCAATTATTGCTTAAAGATCGGGAGACTGGGGAGTCCCGTGAAATTATGATGGGTGTGAATGACTTGAAGACCATAAGGATAGACCCGGGAACCATTCATGCCATAAAGAATGTTGGCGAAGGCGATATGGTATTGCTGGTGTATGCCAATGAAAAATTTGATCCGGAAGACCCCGATACTTTTTATGAAAAAATCCTGGAGTGATTCATGGTCAATCCTAAAACTTTCTTCTAAAGTTTAACAGTGTTTTTCTCCTTTCACCGCTTGACTCTCCCAGGCTTATCAAGATGAAAAAAGTTTCTGCAATTATTGTGAACTGGAATGGCAAGGACGTTCTTTCTGGGTGCCTTCAATCCCTCTTGAAACAGGAATATGAAGATCTGGAAATCTGGGTCAGCGATAATGGTTCAGAGGATGGTTCGCAGGCGATGGTAAAGGAGCAATATCCCTCAGTGCATTTATTGGAGAATGGTGAGAACCTTGGGTTTGGTTCGGCTGTGAATCGGGCACTCGAAAAAGCTAACGGTGATTTTTTTCTTTTTTTAAATAATGATTTGGAAATGAGGCCTGACTCAATTGGTCAGCTTGTGGACTTGTTGGAATCGGACAAGAAAATTGGCGCGGCAATTCCAAAAATTCTATATCACAAGGATGCCCAGGGCTCTTCTCATGATGACCGGATGTTGATCAATTCGTTTGGGGTTTTGGTAAATTATACAGGCGTGGCTTATCCGAATCTGGTGGGTGAGCAAGATAAAAAAGATTTGTCGCTGCTTGAGACAGCTTGTGGCGGTATATTCATGTTTAGTCGGGAAGTGTATGAGAAGGTGGGCGGGTTTGATGAAGACTTGTTTTTATATCATGAAGACCATGATTTATCATGGAGAATAAGGTTGGGCGGATGGATGTTGGTAGCGACACCCAAGTCGGTTTGCTATCACCATTACGACTTTAATAAAGGGGTGAATAAGTTTTATCGCTCTGAAAAGAACCGCCTTCATATTTTGTTAAAAAATCTTGAGTGCAAAACCCT is part of the Nitrospinota bacterium genome and encodes:
- a CDS encoding CDP-alcohol phosphatidyltransferase family protein, whose amino-acid sequence is MTFDIEKMNKLPQGERFFDVNEIWYFMNRWVVQLLYPTPVTPNQITFISLVFGLASAGFYISEIPNSLVWGAIFLYGKVFFDNVDGNLARVRGTSSRFGRFLDSLTDFIVTVLVYIAATFYLVRTTATTDYWILGLLAMLSCFMQSTFFVFYLVNYTSRVGSYEKNRVDETITEEDKQMAEEGQTDIWDLRLQTFFVWVYGWQDKAVEQLDAFCRRIARIPDTDEAWYKDRNFLAWISPLCLCTNNVILVIFSLLGQLELFMILLVSFMNLYALGLLGWKVISNRNRNQQSLKPR
- a CDS encoding carotenoid 1,2-hydratase; this translates as MRLVILYFTLLCLLSPSANAQQSPGQFKQALPGYTYTFPRDDFSHDDFRIEWWYYTGNLQDENERAFGYQLTFFRIGLEGSKPINNASSWKIGNLYFAHMTVSDIYNKKFHFFERINRSGVKNAGAASDKLHVWNENWSLTSKGINHHLRAIENGTGLDLKLTPVKNRVLHGKEGISTKGSGAGNASHYFSFSRMKTHGQVFLKGEKIPVKGTSWMDHEFSSNQLNENLVGWDWFSIKLDNNTEIMLYQLRDKNGSKDPHSSGTTISADGISQHILHNEFSISPKKFWSSPHTNATYPASWELTIPGGVLNITPDFPDQELYDLRSISGSYWEGSVSIKGNLEGKTVKGKGYVELVGYEKALKQGDALRE
- a CDS encoding NAD-dependent epimerase/dehydratase family protein codes for the protein MRIGVTGATGFIGTHLLSALKGRGAVVTLERKKGIPSRQNLKRFVADTDIIFHLGGVNRDTDEEILSGNILSTSRLLESILNHGKPSARIVFASSSQIYILKNRKTPIRETGKAKPDTVYGVSKLSAENLIINSGIPSVILRVANVYGPGCRPNYNSVIATLCYRAIMNKPLVINGDGKQCRDFVYIDDVVRAFMLAGFEPVTGSGNIFNVSSGRLVSLRQIVKQIEKLNKNTKVEFVKDQESSGISYSCDSSKFSAKYGWRPRVSLSKGIEQTLSYFLGRKKI
- a CDS encoding glycosyltransferase family 2 protein yields the protein MKKVSAIIVNWNGKDVLSGCLQSLLKQEYEDLEIWVSDNGSEDGSQAMVKEQYPSVHLLENGENLGFGSAVNRALEKANGDFFLFLNNDLEMRPDSIGQLVDLLESDKKIGAAIPKILYHKDAQGSSHDDRMLINSFGVLVNYTGVAYPNLVGEQDKKDLSLLETACGGIFMFSREVYEKVGGFDEDLFLYHEDHDLSWRIRLGGWMLVATPKSVCYHHYDFNKGVNKFYRSEKNRLHILLKNLECKTLALISPALVLVELAQIVHALTHGWLKLKIKSYFEILGQFVQIARKRRKIKSFRKVSDKEITRLYKGSIAVTGMRNPLMDYVLSPMLSAYWKLVRGLI